The DNA region CAAAACAAATTAGTTACCCATAAGTAACTTTGTAATTCTGTTCAAAACCATGTGCAATTTAGTAAATAAAGTAAACAACCAGTGTAAAAGACACGATACAGAGTTGTTTATGGAACCCACACGCAACTCACTCAGGTACCAATGGCTAAAATCCAACGGTAAACTCCACGTCACTctcaattaaactaattttcCTGCCGGATtattaaaattggaaattgGGATTTAACGTTCCAAATCCCTTCTTCATTTACAAGCTGACAAAATCGGACCGCCTTTCTTCTGTCGTTTTGTCTCTGTAATTTTACACCATTGAGAGATCTAGCTTGTTCTAATCTCATCAAGCCGCTGCTCTTGAACTTTTAAGCTGATGGCCTTCTCTAGCAAGTGGGTTAGTGGTTCTTGCCACTACGGAACTTAAATCATCTTTACATGCTGGAAATGGGGTTCTCTGACTAACTTAAGTAAATTATACGTAATTGGAGTTGCTTTCTATCTGAAAGCTATTGGCTATAtcaatttggaaaataaaatttcatatttagtAGTTGCTTTTctaattaattgataatgaaAGATTACTATGGATCTCTGAAATTATTGAAAGCCTAGTTCATCAGCATTGAGCCAAGCAATGGGAGCTTGCAAAGTTCATCATGTACACGATTGAAGATTAAAAAGATGTTTGAGGAAGAAGACAATATAGCGaatattatatgcatatggTTATTATTCACTTATAAATAATAGTCTGAGCTAGTGaccacaatatatatatatatatatatatatatatatatatatatatatatatatatatatatatatatatatatatatatatatatatatagtaccAGGTTAGTACTTTGTACCCTTCATTCATAGTACAAAAAATTATTCTCCCTTCACCTGACTTTGGAAAACCTAATCAAAAGCTAGAGCTTGGATTCATCGTAACTTAGGTTTTGATGGCGGGGCCTGAAACAAGTAAACATACAGCAACTAGCAAGACCACGGTTCAGGCTCAACCAACCAGGAAAACGGTTCGTAGGTTTGTTGGAGTCCGGCAAAGGCCGTCGGGTAGATGGGTGGCGGAAATCAAGGACACGTCTCAACGTGTGAGATTATGGTTAGGAACATATGATACACCAGAAGAAGCTGCCAGAGCCTATGACGAAGCGGCTCGGGCCCTACGTGGGGAAAATGCTCGAACCAATTTTGCCTTGGTTAATCGTTCGAGTCAACCAGGTTCGCCCCCTCCAAACGGAAGGTTCATATCTGAATCGAATGATCAGCAGGCTGGACTTAGCTTCTCTACTTTGAAGGCAAAATTGAGCAAGAACCTACAAAGTATCGTGGCTAGGAATTCAGAAAATAATAAGTCAACAAAAAGTAG from Mangifera indica cultivar Alphonso chromosome 8, CATAS_Mindica_2.1, whole genome shotgun sequence includes:
- the LOC123223323 gene encoding ethylene-responsive transcription factor ERN3-like, which translates into the protein MAGPETSKHTATSKTTVQAQPTRKTVRRFVGVRQRPSGRWVAEIKDTSQRVRLWLGTYDTPEEAARAYDEAARALRGENARTNFALVNRSSQPGSPPPNGRFISESNDQQAGLSFSTLKAKLSKNLQSIVARNSENNKSTKSRVSDHCTFANIFHFRSYQYQSPMDIKNIEKAVQPSIIVPHVADEPYSWESYGVSDWSSEWIGFRQPGVDSYVSDAGEVSVGDQGFTDQMMGWIDNPEINSSHEGWGSKRLKVSSSVVVPPTFSGLPPSAGETKGVLL